The genomic window GATTAATGTAATCAAAATCGCACTTGTTTCAAAATACAGATCTACAGAATGAGTCTTGTTCTCTATCGATTCAATTGCCAAATACACACTGTAGAAATAAGCAGCTGACGTACCGAGTGCGACCAGTACATCCATATTTGCACTTTTGTTTCGAAGAGCTTTAAATGCACCAACATAAAACTGTTTTCCGATAAAAAACTGTACTGGTGTGGCTAAAGCCATTTGCACCCACGGATTCATAAAGGCTTCCGGAACGTAAAGAAAAGATGTGAAGCTAAAATGGCCAACCATGGCCCAAAGAAGCGGGAGCGATAATATCAATGAAAATATGAATTTTCCTTGCTGAGTTTTAATTTCTTTCAAACGATGATCGACTGCTTCTTTGTCGTTATCTTCACTTTTTACACTAGCGCCATAGCCAAGTTTTTCAACCCTTTGAATCATGTCTTTAGGTGAAACAATGGATGGATTATATTCGACCGCTGCTTTTTCCAGGGCAAGGTTAACGGTGGCATTAATAACCCCCTCCATCTTATTAAGCCCTTTTTCAATCCTTGCGGCACAAGCAGCACATGTCATCCCGGTCAAGATCAACTCAGTTTTATTCGTTACAACATCATAGCCAAGATCTCTTACTTTTTTCTGAATATCCGCCGGCCCCGTCACGGTAGGGTTATACTTTACGGTGGCTTTTTCGAGTGCCAGATTTACGTTCGCATCCTGAACGCCTTTCATTTTTTTTAAACCTTTTTCAATCCGGGTGGCGCAGGCTGCACAAGTCATACCTGTTATTTGAAATTGGCTTTCTAAAATTTTTTCACTCATCGCCAAGCACCTCATACCTATGTAGGGTATATTTTTATGAAAAAGAGAGCGTGCTGCACTGTCAGCACGTTCACACGTTCACTACTTGGACAACTTCATAGCCTTGATCATCAATGGTTTCTTTTATTTGATCAAGAGTCACTTCATCTGCATTGTATTCAACATCTACAGTACCGTTTTCAAGATGAACCGTTACATTTGATACACCTTTAAGCTCACCGACACTGTCTTCGACCGCTTTTACGCAGTGACCGCAAGACATGCCTTGTACATGTAATGTTACTTTTTCCATGCTTGTCGTCTCCTTTTACAGCTTCGTTAATTTTTGGATCGTAACAAGGACTTCATCTAAAACTTCCATGTCGCCTTCCTGGATCCTTTCGACAACACAGTTTTTTAAATGTCCTTCCAGAAGAATTTTTGCAACACTGTTTAAGGCTGATTGCGTTGCTGAGATTTGTGTAATCACATCATCACAATAAGTATCTCTCTCAATTAACCCTTTAATTCCGCGAATTTGCCCTTCAATCCGATTTAAGCGGGTAATGAGATTTTTCTTCACTTTCTCGGAATGATGGCTTTTCCTGTCACTAGTAACCATGCAGCAGCCCTCTTCTTCTTGGAAGGGATCATTTTCTAATTCAAATTCCATATGATTCCCTCCTTTACTTAATAAATATCATACCCCTGTATGGTATGTAAAGGGAAGTGTTTTTCAATTTTTAGAGTTTCAAATTTTTTTTGATCTCAACATGTCTCCCTCATCCGGTTTTTAAAAGGGTACGATCCTTGGAAAACTTCCTTTTTTAGCTTGACGCTAATCTTTTGTTAATTGCTGCAGATTTTTGTTATGATTTGATTTGCAACTATTTATATTAAAAATGAGCCTGACCTATAGAGATCTATGATCCCTTAGTAACAGACTCCTCAAAAAATTTATTAATTTGAACCAATATAGCCTAAAGTATTATTCACATACACAGTAGAAGTCTTTTCCCTATTAAACTACTTTACTGCTAACTTTTTCTTTGCTATTAACAGGGGCAACAGTAATACCTGTTGTTTCTTCAAAATTATATAAACTTACAGGCAAGTCCATGAACCGTTCTAATTCGTTATAAGCAGGAATTCCATGATAGGACATATCAAGACCTTCTTCTTCTTCACTTTCGCTTACTCGGAAACCGACTGTCTTTTCACATACTTTTGCGATAAAAGCACCTCCGATAAGACCCCAAATAACTACCATTACTGCACCTAATACTTGTATTTTGAAAAGGGAGAAATCACCAGTCGTCAAAAGACCTTGTGATGTATCAAACAATCCGACCGCAATGGTTCCAAATACACCATTGAATCCATGTACAGCTACAGCACCAACTGGGTCATCAACCTTTAAATGGTCAACGAATAAAGTAGCATAAATTACAATCACACCACTGATAGCTCCAATGATAATTGCACTCCATTGAGAGACGAAGGCACATCCTGCCGTTACTGCAACCAAGCCGGATAACACGCCATTGATGGTCATACTTGGGTCGGCTTTTCCGAATTTTTTCATTGTCAGGAACAGAGCAGCGGTCCCCCCGGTCGCACCTGCAAGCATCGTATTAATGGCAATCGATGAAAGGGCTGCATTAGAAGCATCTAATGTACTCCCTGCATTAAAAGCAAACCAGCCAAACCATAATATGAATGCACCGGCTGAAGCTAAAGGAATGTTACTAGGTGCAAAAACATTGGCACTGCCATCCGAATTAAATCTACCTTTTCTAGGTCCCAACAGTTTTGCCATTGCAAATGCAGCAAAGCCGCCTACTGCATGTATCGCAGCAGAACCGGCAAAATCCTTCATTCCTAATTTTGCCAACCATCCATCGCTGTTCCAAATCCAATGACCTGAAAGTGGATAAACGATGATACAAATAAGAGCTGCTGTTAAAACGTAGGCTTTAAAATTCATACGCTCGGCTACCGCACCCGACACAATAGAAATACAAGCTACCGCAAATCCCATTTGAAAAAGTACAAAAGCTGTACTAGGTAATTCAATAGAAAGAGCAATCTTTTCAGGGCTGCCAAATAAGGTCGTTCCAATGATTCCGAACGCATCTTTCCCATACATTACTCCAAAGCCAACCATCCAAAAAGCTAAAGCACCTACCGTTAAATCGACAATTATTTTCATTGTTACATTGACAGCGTTTTTCGTACGAACCAAACCGGCTTCCAGTAAACTAAAACCACCTTCCATAAACAGCACCATTGCCGCTGCTAACACAATCCAAACCGTATTTAAATACATCAGCTCCATGAAAGTCACCCCTCCTGATTAAGTAAATCATCAATATCAAAGTCTGCTTTACCTGTTCGAATGTTATAAGCTTCCAAAATTGGATAAACGTAAATTTTACCGTCACCATCTTCTCCGGTTTGAGCTGATTCATATATCTTTTTAATCGTAGGCTCCACCATATAATCAGAAAGAATAATCTCCAATTTAACTTTTGGATGGAGAGTCACTTGATAATTTTTTCCGCGATAGACACCTTGAGTATCTTTCTGTTTCCCTCTCCCAACTACCTGGGACACGGTAAAACCTGTAATTCCTATCTTCTTCAAGCCTTTAATCGTCTCAGTGAGTCTTTCCGGTCTAATAATCGCTTCAAGTTTTTTCATTTAAACCACCTATTCATGTGAGGTTTTATAACATCTTATGATAAGCAATATGACAATATATACAATATGTCAATAGCACATTAAATTGGAAATATTATGAATAAATGACATAGTGAAAGGATTAAGAATTGGTGCAGATGATTATGTGACAAAACCATTCAATGAGGAGGAACTATCGAAGCAGTGATGAGAAGGTGCGAAAATCAAAATCAAGAGAAAGTCACTTTTAAAGGCTTAATATGGGATCACGACTCTTTTGAATTAAAATATAAAGAAAATCATATCACAGTCACACCAAAGGAATTTGCTTTAATAGGTTTGTTTTTACGAAATCCCAACAAAGTGTTTACACGGGAGCATTTACTTTCTAACGTATGGGGCCAGCTTGCTGAAACAGAGGACAGAACCATTGACTCACATATCCGAAATATTTGAGAAAAATTGCGCAAGGCTGGCTTCCCGATCGATGATCAACTATTGACTGTTTGGGGAATTGGCTATAAGTGGAGAGTTGATGATAATAAGTAGTATGCCCACTACATTTTTCGTAATATCAACTCACGGTTCTGCGCGTTGGCTTCATAATTTGTAACTATTTTGATGCCACAACAAGTGCAATATAAATATGTAGTGGCTACCTTGATTATAAATTTTTATGGATAATAGTGGTTGGACAAATCACCTAATTCGTTATTAAACATAAAATGGAACAGAATGAAAAGAGGAAGGAAGTCTAATTTAATGAATCATTATCAACAACATTATTATCCAGTTAATCCTTATAATCAGTTCCCACAGTACCCTTATTCAGAGATGATGGCCCATCAAGTGACTAAACAAGTGCTATACCCTCAGTTCAAGAATGCTACTTTAGCAGCAATTAGCCCTTTTGTAAACTATGGTTTAAAGGAAGGAGCACAAACTTCTTATAAACATGCACTTCAAGAAGTGGCAGCAATGGCGTATTTACTTGGCAAAGGATTTGATCCTCAAACCGCTTATCTAACAGTTGAATCATGGGAAATAAACGAGCATTTTTAGATTGATTTAACGAACATACGATCATGTATGTTCGTTTTGTTAACGATCGTCATAATAGTTTTTTAAGGCTTGTAAAATAAAAACTAATTGCTATTGTATTACGAGTGCGTCAGCAAAATAAGCAGAGTAGAAAACTGATTTCAGAAGGGATTTACGTCTGCGAGTCATTAAATTTTACATAAAATAAAACCCTCATTTAAATTTGTCAAATAATACTTGAAAAAATAAAGCTGTTACTTTAGTATTGAACTTAACGTCTATATATTGAATAATCAAAAACGACAACAACTATATATTGTGTTGCCTTAAAATAAGATGCCATTAGGCTTAATAGGGAATCTGGTGAGAATCCAGAGCTGCCCCCGCAACTGTAATTGCTGACGAAATGAGCAGACCACTGTATAAGTAAGCTTTGTAGGTGCTTATATGGGAAGGGCTCAAAGTAGGAGGAAGCATAAGTCAGGAGACCTGTCTTATTTTAAGATGTTTCAACTTCTTCGGGGATTGAGAAGATGAAACGGTGGCAACAGAAGGCATAGGACTGGTCTTTTCTTTCCTACATACCTTTTGATGTTATCGTTTCATCCGCTCAAAAACCTTGAGCGGATTTTTTATTTAGGAGGGAAAATTTTGAGTACTGAAACCTATTCAGATCTTCATTACGTGTTGGAAGCTGTCAACCAGGCTGCAAACAAATATGATATCGATGCTACTGAAATCACGAAACGAATAAAAGAACTGAACGCAACTGAGTCTGAAGCAAACCAACAAGCTTTATTTTATGCTTTAAATCACATAGCGATGGATCAGCCTAATTGGACGTTTGTCGCGGCCCGTTTATACCTTAATGAATTATATGAAAAGGCAGCAACCAATCGATGCTATGACCGCTCTTCAAAGTATGGTGATTTTTATCAGCTCATCAAAGTATTAACCGAAAAAGGGATTTATTCTAGTGATCTTCTGTCCTTTTATACGAAAGATGAAATCGATGAGTTGGGAAAAGAGATAGATCCTGATCGCGATCATTTATTTAATTATATAGGACTTTTTTTGCTTGCTGACCGATATCTTGCAAAAGATCACGATCGGAATATTTATGAGCTTCCACAGGAGCGTTTCATGATTATTGCCATGACCATTATGAAACTCGAAAACCAGTCTATCCGATTAGACCTTGTTAAGGAAGCGTATTGGGCATTAAGTAATCTTTATATGACAGTAGCTACCCCTACACTATCAAATGCCGGTAAAAGTTACGGCCAACTTTCATCATGCTTTATTGATACGGTCGATGATTCTCTCGATGGCATTTATTTGAATAATTGGGATATCGCAAGATTAAGTAAAGACGGGGGCGGCATTGGAATCTATTTCGGAAAGGTACGGGCACTTGGTTCCGATATCAAAAAATTTAAAGGGAATTCTTCCGGGGTTGTGCCATGGATTCGATTAATTAATGATACTGCCGTTAGTGTCGACCAATTGGGGCAGCGGCAAGGGGCCGTGGCTGTTTATCTTGACATATTCCATAAAGACATCATGAACGGATTTCTTGATTTAAAAACGAATAATGGAGATGAACGCCGAAAAGCACATGATATTTTCACAGGTGTGACAATACCAGATTTGTTTATGGAAAAATTGCAGGAAATAGATGAAAACGGAAGAAGCATCGGGCTATGGCATAC from Bacillus methanolicus includes these protein-coding regions:
- the copZ gene encoding copper chaperone CopZ produces the protein MEKVTLHVQGMSCGHCVKAVEDSVGELKGVSNVTVHLENGTVDVEYNADEVTLDQIKETIDDQGYEVVQVVNV
- a CDS encoding metal-sensitive transcriptional regulator; this translates as MEFELENDPFQEEEGCCMVTSDRKSHHSEKVKKNLITRLNRIEGQIRGIKGLIERDTYCDDVITQISATQSALNSVAKILLEGHLKNCVVERIQEGDMEVLDEVLVTIQKLTKL
- a CDS encoding ammonium transporter encodes the protein MELMYLNTVWIVLAAAMVLFMEGGFSLLEAGLVRTKNAVNVTMKIIVDLTVGALAFWMVGFGVMYGKDAFGIIGTTLFGSPEKIALSIELPSTAFVLFQMGFAVACISIVSGAVAERMNFKAYVLTAALICIIVYPLSGHWIWNSDGWLAKLGMKDFAGSAAIHAVGGFAAFAMAKLLGPRKGRFNSDGSANVFAPSNIPLASAGAFILWFGWFAFNAGSTLDASNAALSSIAINTMLAGATGGTAALFLTMKKFGKADPSMTINGVLSGLVAVTAGCAFVSQWSAIIIGAISGVIVIYATLFVDHLKVDDPVGAVAVHGFNGVFGTIAVGLFDTSQGLLTTGDFSLFKIQVLGAVMVVIWGLIGGAFIAKVCEKTVGFRVSESEEEEGLDMSYHGIPAYNELERFMDLPVSLYNFEETTGITVAPVNSKEKVSSKVV
- a CDS encoding P-II family nitrogen regulator; translated protein: MKKLEAIIRPERLTETIKGLKKIGITGFTVSQVVGRGKQKDTQGVYRGKNYQVTLHPKVKLEIILSDYMVEPTIKKIYESAQTGEDGDGKIYVYPILEAYNIRTGKADFDIDDLLNQEG